Proteins encoded together in one Streptomyces sp. NBC_01216 window:
- a CDS encoding methionine synthase, which yields MSETSDEKTPFTWGPATGVGSMPGGDAREAAKTVAGSFEDFPFLAELPARGPGADMIGRTIGLLVDMYGHVEPSGWRVSDRPGRDTRRARSWLGEDLDALEEFTQGYEGPLKVQAVGPWTLAAALELRGGEAALGDAGACRDLAGSLAEGLRGHLAELRRRVPGARLVLQLDEPSLTAVLRGQVRTASGYRTYRAVDRQVVESTLREVSGAHDGPVVVHSCAPDVPFALLRRAGAAGVSFDFGLLTERDEESIGEAVEAGTVLFTGMVPSTDAALSDPGGSVMGVRTLWRRLGLNPGTLTESVVITPTCGLAGASPAYARAALAHCARAARSLADNPE from the coding sequence GTGAGCGAGACGAGCGACGAGAAGACCCCCTTCACCTGGGGCCCCGCCACCGGCGTCGGATCCATGCCCGGCGGGGACGCCAGGGAGGCCGCCAAGACCGTGGCGGGTTCCTTCGAGGACTTCCCCTTCCTGGCGGAGCTGCCCGCCCGTGGGCCCGGTGCCGACATGATCGGGCGGACCATCGGACTGCTCGTCGACATGTACGGGCACGTGGAGCCCAGCGGCTGGCGGGTCAGCGACCGGCCCGGTCGGGACACCCGGCGCGCCCGCTCCTGGCTCGGCGAGGACCTGGACGCCCTGGAGGAGTTCACCCAGGGCTACGAAGGACCCTTGAAAGTCCAGGCGGTGGGCCCGTGGACGCTCGCCGCCGCCCTGGAACTGCGCGGCGGCGAGGCCGCGCTGGGAGACGCCGGAGCCTGCCGCGACCTGGCGGGCTCCCTCGCGGAGGGGCTGCGCGGCCACCTCGCCGAGTTGCGCCGACGCGTCCCGGGTGCCCGTCTCGTCCTCCAGCTCGACGAGCCTTCCCTGACGGCCGTCCTGCGCGGGCAGGTCCGTACCGCGAGCGGATATCGCACCTACCGGGCCGTCGACCGGCAGGTGGTGGAGAGCACCCTGCGCGAGGTGTCCGGAGCTCACGACGGCCCCGTGGTCGTGCACTCCTGCGCGCCCGACGTGCCGTTCGCGCTGCTACGGCGGGCCGGTGCCGCCGGTGTCTCGTTCGACTTCGGACTGCTCACCGAGCGTGACGAGGAGTCGATCGGTGAGGCCGTCGAGGCCGGAACCGTCCTCTTCACCGGCATGGTGCCGTCGACCGACGCCGCATTGTCCGACCCGGGCGGTAGCGTCATGGGTGTCAGGACGCTGTGGCGCAGACTGGGGCTGAATCCGGGGACCCTCACCGAGTCCGTCGTGATCACCCCGACGTGCGGGCTCGCGGGTGCGTCACCCGCCTACGCCCGCGCGGCGCTCGCCC
- a CDS encoding SDR family oxidoreductase: MAPMATHVITGAGSGIGAAVARRLHARGDELVLHARDAGRAKELAAEFPGARTLVGDLADPDRLSWAFSHQTLPERVDTLLHIAGVVDLGPVGELTPKTWHHQLNVNLVAPAELTRHFLPQLRVCKGHVVFVNSGAGLNAHAEWGAYAASKHGLKALADALRHEEHAHGVRVTSVYPGRTASPMQAKVHAQEGKEYDPSRWIDPESVATAILTAIDLPHDAEINDLSVRPGR, encoded by the coding sequence ATGGCTCCCATGGCAACTCATGTGATCACCGGAGCCGGCTCCGGCATCGGCGCGGCCGTCGCGCGGCGCCTTCACGCCCGTGGTGACGAACTCGTGCTGCACGCCCGCGACGCGGGGCGGGCCAAGGAACTGGCCGCCGAATTCCCCGGGGCCCGGACGCTGGTGGGGGACCTCGCCGATCCCGACCGGCTGTCCTGGGCGTTCTCCCACCAGACGCTGCCCGAGCGGGTCGACACGCTGCTGCACATCGCGGGTGTCGTCGACCTCGGGCCGGTCGGTGAGCTCACCCCGAAGACCTGGCACCACCAGTTGAACGTCAACCTCGTCGCCCCGGCCGAGCTGACCCGGCATTTCCTGCCGCAACTGCGCGTCTGCAAGGGACACGTCGTCTTCGTGAACTCGGGCGCCGGGCTCAACGCCCACGCCGAATGGGGTGCGTACGCGGCCTCCAAGCACGGCCTCAAGGCTCTCGCCGACGCCCTGCGCCACGAGGAGCACGCCCACGGAGTACGGGTCACCTCGGTCTACCCGGGCAGGACCGCGAGCCCCATGCAGGCGAAGGTGCATGCCCAGGAGGGGAAGGAGTACGACCCCTCGCGCTGGATCGACCCCGAGTCGGTCGCGACGGCGATCCTCACCGCGATCGACCTGCCGCACGACGCCGAGATCAACGACCTGAGCGTGCGACCGGGGCGGTAG
- a CDS encoding alpha/beta hydrolase, translated as MTGTLTWQQLRDLKVSEFTDTGDTWNEVSGRADADRVRVDRAMSAKLRETQESESAEAALGRLRRLSRNFRYVHTESGLVRTTLNGLAADLAEPQNQLKQALADAAALDFTVHEDGSVSYPAAEVEDLTGARKEAPGSSVRGSARLPLEPPGFGVGGQSPLYPGYSGFTPVNPNAAKAQDVADRVARAVRSAAEIDARYAKTLAGLKAEKGLDVTEATLKDVRRDTADVRSTAGTYLGEAVPEDRSPAERKQWWDGLTDEQRQEYLEIAPDLIGGLDGIPAVARDEANRAYLPVLMDDLARRGGDDAGTKLDALRLIQDKLNKPSDPPMFLLGIGDEGNGRAIVAYGNPDSAKNVSAYVPGLGTKLDDEFAKDTMKRAQDTAVGARIVDPSSAAIVWLGYDAPQNVDVMSKGDAERGAPAYNQFMAGLSATNENQDPHVTAIGHSYGSLTVGVAAQRSGGIPGVDDVILLGSPGVDAQKATELGVGKDHVFVGAADNDPVTHLPTKGEAALGWVLGGPVGVLAGRDLFDIGDDDVYFGKDPASEAFGARRFKVDDGPRMVLEGGGFDAHSQYFTPAKDQISADNIATIVGGHPEDIVREKHR; from the coding sequence ATGACGGGGACTCTCACCTGGCAGCAGCTGCGCGACCTCAAGGTCTCCGAGTTCACGGACACGGGCGACACGTGGAACGAGGTCTCGGGCCGTGCGGACGCCGACCGCGTGCGGGTGGACCGCGCGATGTCCGCGAAGCTGCGCGAGACCCAGGAGAGCGAGTCGGCGGAGGCGGCGCTCGGCAGGCTCCGGCGGCTGAGCCGCAACTTCCGCTACGTGCACACCGAGAGCGGGCTCGTCCGCACCACGCTCAACGGCCTCGCCGCCGACCTCGCCGAGCCGCAGAACCAACTGAAGCAGGCCCTCGCCGACGCCGCGGCCCTCGACTTCACCGTCCACGAGGACGGTTCCGTCAGCTACCCGGCCGCCGAGGTCGAGGACCTGACCGGTGCGAGGAAGGAGGCCCCGGGCAGCAGCGTGCGGGGGAGCGCCCGCCTCCCGCTGGAGCCGCCCGGCTTCGGCGTCGGCGGGCAGTCGCCGCTGTACCCGGGCTACTCGGGCTTCACGCCGGTCAATCCGAACGCGGCGAAGGCACAGGACGTGGCGGACCGTGTCGCCCGCGCCGTACGGTCCGCGGCCGAGATCGACGCCCGGTACGCGAAGACCCTCGCCGGCCTCAAGGCGGAGAAGGGACTCGACGTCACCGAGGCCACGCTGAAGGACGTCCGCCGGGACACCGCGGACGTCCGCTCCACCGCCGGCACGTACCTCGGCGAAGCGGTTCCGGAGGACAGGAGCCCCGCCGAGCGCAAGCAGTGGTGGGACGGGCTGACCGACGAACAGCGCCAGGAGTACCTGGAGATCGCGCCCGACCTGATCGGCGGCCTGGACGGAATCCCTGCCGTCGCCCGCGACGAGGCGAACCGCGCCTACCTGCCGGTCCTCATGGACGATCTCGCACGCCGGGGCGGCGACGACGCGGGGACCAAGCTCGACGCCCTCCGCCTGATCCAGGACAAGCTGAACAAGCCGAGTGACCCGCCCATGTTCCTTCTCGGCATCGGCGACGAGGGAAACGGGCGTGCGATCGTCGCGTACGGCAACCCGGACTCCGCGAAGAACGTCTCGGCGTACGTACCGGGCCTGGGCACCAAGCTCGACGATGAGTTCGCCAAGGACACGATGAAGCGGGCGCAGGACACGGCCGTCGGCGCGCGGATCGTGGACCCGTCCAGTGCCGCGATCGTCTGGCTCGGCTACGACGCCCCGCAGAACGTCGACGTCATGTCGAAGGGCGACGCCGAACGCGGAGCCCCGGCGTACAACCAGTTCATGGCGGGGCTCTCGGCGACCAACGAGAACCAGGACCCTCATGTGACGGCGATCGGCCACTCCTACGGCTCCCTCACCGTCGGCGTGGCGGCCCAGCGGTCCGGTGGGATCCCGGGAGTGGACGACGTCATTCTCCTCGGAAGCCCTGGCGTGGACGCGCAGAAGGCGACGGAGCTCGGGGTCGGCAAGGACCACGTCTTCGTCGGCGCGGCCGACAACGACCCGGTCACCCACCTGCCGACGAAGGGCGAGGCGGCGCTCGGCTGGGTGCTGGGAGGCCCGGTGGGCGTCCTGGCCGGCCGGGATCTCTTCGACATCGGCGACGACGACGTGTACTTCGGCAAGGACCCGGCGAGCGAGGCGTTCGGAGCCCGCCGCTTCAAGGTCGATGACGGACCGAGGATGGTCCTCGAGGGTGGCGGGTTCGATGCCCACTCGCAGTACTTCACACCGGCGAAGGACCAAATCTCCGCGGACAACATCGCGACGATCGTCGGCGGACATCCCGAGGACATCGTGAGGGAGAAGCACCGATGA
- the mnmA gene encoding tRNA 2-thiouridine(34) synthase MnmA → MTTTPSRPLRVLAAMSGGVDSAVAAARAAEAGHDVTGVHLALSANPQSFRTGARGCCTIEDSRDARRAADVIGIPFYVWDLAERFREDVVDDFVAEYEAGRTPNPCLRCNEKIKFAALLDKALALGFDAVCTGHYATVVPREDGTRELHRASDMAKDQSYVLGVLDEKQLAHAMFPLGDTLTTKDEIRAEAERRGLAVAKKPDSHDICFIADGDTQGFLASRLGKAEGDIVDETGTKVGSHEGAYGFTIGQRKGLRIGHPAADGKPRYVLDISPVNNTVTVGPAEALDVTALTAIKPRWCGTAPEGEGHYTAQLRAHGGETGVTASLRGGELAVAFAEPVRGVAPGQAIVLYDGTRVVGSATIATTTRHTTATTTA, encoded by the coding sequence ATGACTACGACTCCCTCCCGCCCCCTCCGTGTCCTGGCCGCCATGTCGGGCGGCGTGGACTCCGCCGTCGCCGCCGCCCGGGCCGCCGAAGCCGGGCACGACGTGACCGGGGTCCACCTGGCGCTCTCCGCGAACCCGCAGTCCTTCCGCACCGGCGCGCGCGGCTGCTGCACCATCGAGGACTCCCGCGACGCCCGACGGGCGGCGGACGTCATCGGCATCCCCTTCTACGTCTGGGACCTCGCCGAGCGTTTCCGCGAGGACGTGGTCGACGACTTCGTCGCGGAGTACGAGGCGGGCCGCACTCCCAACCCGTGCCTGCGCTGCAACGAGAAGATCAAGTTCGCGGCACTGCTCGACAAGGCCCTCGCCCTCGGCTTCGACGCGGTCTGCACCGGCCACTACGCGACGGTCGTCCCGCGCGAGGACGGCACCCGCGAGCTGCACCGCGCCTCCGACATGGCCAAGGACCAGTCGTACGTGCTGGGGGTGCTCGACGAGAAGCAGCTGGCGCACGCCATGTTCCCGCTGGGCGACACGCTGACCACCAAGGACGAGATCCGGGCGGAGGCCGAACGGCGCGGGCTCGCGGTCGCGAAGAAGCCCGACAGCCACGACATCTGCTTCATCGCCGACGGCGACACCCAGGGCTTCCTCGCCTCCCGGCTGGGCAAGGCGGAGGGCGACATCGTCGACGAGACCGGTACGAAGGTCGGCAGCCACGAAGGCGCCTACGGGTTCACCATCGGCCAGCGCAAGGGCCTGCGGATCGGACACCCTGCCGCGGACGGCAAGCCCCGCTACGTCCTCGACATCTCGCCGGTGAACAACACGGTGACCGTGGGACCGGCCGAGGCGCTCGACGTCACCGCGCTCACCGCGATCAAGCCGCGCTGGTGCGGCACCGCACCCGAAGGGGAGGGCCACTACACCGCCCAGCTCCGCGCCCACGGCGGCGAGACCGGGGTGACGGCCTCGCTGCGGGGCGGTGAGCTGGCGGTCGCCTTCGCCGAGCCGGTCCGCGGCGTGGCGCCCGGCCAGGCGATCGTGCTGTACGACGGCACGCGCGTGGTGGGCTCCGCCACGATCGCCACGACGACCCGCCACACGACGGCCACGACGACGGCCTGA
- a CDS encoding N-acetylmuramoyl-L-alanine amidase, giving the protein MGREKATRGVGRRAVLLGGGVAVAGTAVLAREELLRAWWRLPGTRRKRVEGELDYRSAEWTTAARANWRRADRPDDYVIDRVVIHVVQGSYGSALKAFKNPGHGAATHYVVRKDGHVTQMIRELDVAFHAGNRDVNERSVGIEHEGFVDRPRDFTAAMYAGSARLTADICFRYELPVDREHIIGHAEVEGTDHTDPGPHWDWPRYLKLVKAESARLS; this is encoded by the coding sequence ATGGGGAGAGAGAAAGCCACGAGGGGGGTCGGGCGCCGCGCGGTGCTGCTCGGCGGCGGGGTCGCGGTGGCCGGCACGGCCGTACTGGCCCGGGAGGAGCTGCTCCGTGCCTGGTGGCGGCTGCCGGGCACGCGGAGGAAGCGGGTGGAGGGCGAGCTGGACTACCGGAGCGCGGAGTGGACGACGGCGGCGCGGGCGAACTGGCGGCGGGCCGACCGGCCCGACGACTACGTCATCGACCGTGTGGTGATTCACGTCGTCCAGGGCAGCTACGGCAGCGCCCTGAAGGCGTTCAAGAACCCGGGGCACGGTGCCGCCACGCACTACGTGGTGCGCAAGGACGGGCATGTGACGCAGATGATCCGCGAGCTCGACGTGGCCTTCCACGCCGGGAACCGCGACGTGAACGAGCGGAGCGTCGGCATCGAGCACGAGGGCTTCGTGGACCGGCCCCGGGACTTCACGGCGGCGATGTACGCGGGATCGGCCCGGCTGACCGCGGACATCTGCTTCCGCTACGAGCTCCCCGTCGACCGGGAGCACATCATCGGGCATGCGGAGGTCGAGGGGACGGACCACACCGACCCCGGTCCGCACTGGGACTGGCCGCGCTACCTGAAGCTCGTGAAGGCGGAGTCCGCCAGGCTCAGCTGA